In the genome of Hyphobacterium sp. CCMP332, one region contains:
- a CDS encoding CPBP family intramembrane metalloprotease, giving the protein MLNEIISTALQLAVFTLIPYIGYRFFYKNKSGFLNYIGLIKSPIKPLIYALAFSIPLMVLLLLLIHNSPELTDAMNNPKSMTGKFKAMGIGVNTFILIAMAAIFKTALAEEILFRGFIAKRFISMLGFHKGNLLQAVLFGVIHSLLFLTITQNILFLLLIFIFPFTVAMVITWLNEKQANGSILPGWLAHASGNLLSYLFYTLF; this is encoded by the coding sequence ATGCTTAATGAGATAATTTCAACCGCCCTTCAGCTGGCTGTATTTACATTAATACCCTATATCGGATACAGGTTTTTTTATAAGAATAAAAGCGGTTTCCTCAATTATATCGGATTGATAAAAAGTCCGATCAAGCCATTGATTTATGCGCTTGCTTTTTCAATTCCCCTGATGGTGCTATTGCTCCTTTTAATTCACAACTCACCGGAACTAACGGATGCCATGAACAATCCCAAAAGTATGACCGGGAAATTTAAAGCCATGGGGATTGGGGTGAATACTTTTATTTTAATTGCAATGGCAGCAATATTTAAAACCGCATTGGCAGAGGAAATACTGTTTCGAGGTTTTATTGCAAAAAGATTTATTTCGATGCTTGGTTTTCACAAAGGAAATTTGCTCCAGGCCGTTCTTTTTGGTGTGATTCACAGTCTTTTATTTCTTACAATAACTCAAAATATTCTTTTTCTGCTCTTAATTTTTATTTTCCCCTTTACAGTGGCAATGGTCATCACCTGGTTGAATGAAAAACAAGCCAATGGATCGATTTTACCCGGTTGGTTGGCGCATGCAAGTGGTAATTTGCTTTCTTATTTGTTTTACACTTTGTTTTAA
- a CDS encoding DUF1572 family protein — MIENYLINIKTQFKYYKSLAEKTFDQMIEEDLFKQYNEESNSIAIIVNHLRGNMLSRWTDFLNSDGEKTWRQRDLEFESVIKNKEELNQRWEEGWHCLFNALDSINVDNFNTKIYIRNQEHSIVDAINRQLAHYAYHVGQIVFIGKMYSNNWKSLSIPRGKSSDFNKKKFDKGRHKGHFPDDIK, encoded by the coding sequence ATGATTGAGAACTATTTGATAAATATCAAAACACAATTCAAATACTATAAGTCCCTCGCCGAAAAAACATTTGATCAAATGATCGAGGAAGATTTATTTAAACAATACAATGAAGAAAGCAATTCCATAGCCATTATAGTCAATCACCTCCGGGGTAATATGCTTTCCCGCTGGACGGATTTTTTAAACTCGGATGGAGAAAAAACATGGCGGCAGCGCGATCTGGAATTTGAGTCGGTGATTAAAAACAAAGAAGAATTAAATCAAAGATGGGAAGAAGGCTGGCATTGTCTATTTAATGCTCTGGACAGCATTAACGTAGATAATTTTAACACCAAAATATATATTCGAAATCAGGAACACAGCATAGTCGATGCCATCAACAGACAATTGGCACATTATGCCTATCACGTCGGACAAATTGTATTTATCGGCAAAATGTATTCGAACAACTGGAAAAGTTTGAGCATTCCCAGAGGAAAATCATCTGACTTTAATAAGAAGAAATTTGATAAAGGAAGACATAAGGGGCACTTTCCCGATGATATTAAATAA
- a CDS encoding ABC transporter ATP-binding protein, giving the protein MSEKKKNVTFGWAFKRIIWPRRKTIGIGLVLIVISRLASLVLPGASKYLIDDVIVNKDIPMLKILLLVVISAIIVQAVTSFLLTRILSVEAQYLISELRVRVQKKVLSLPIRYFDDHKSGELVSRIMTDVEGVRNLVGTGLVQLVGGTLTAIISLFLLINISAAMTFFVLVPVGIFAFIALKAFGRIRPIFRDRGKLNAEVTGRLTETLNGVRVIKGFNAEKQENSIFEDGARRLFENVKASLTATAFVTSSSTFLLGLASTGIMGIGGYFIIQGDMTFGDFLAFTLYLGFMIAPIVQMSNIGSQLTEAFAGLDRTEEIMQMNPEQVDKNRPIKLQSLKGDIIFENVSFSYIENKEVIKNISFEAPEGSVTALVGSSGSGKTTIAGLAATFLNPESGIITIDGRDLSKVDLESYRKHLGVVLQDDFLFEGTIRENILFPRPDANVEELEEAVQGAYVNEFTDRFEDGLDTVIGERGVKLSGGQRQRISIARALLAKPKIIILDEATSNLDTESETFIQKSLERLMKNRTTFVIAHRLSTIRKADQILIIEDGEIIERGTHDQLIAKEGRYYELFTYQSRI; this is encoded by the coding sequence ATGAGTGAAAAAAAGAAAAATGTCACATTTGGATGGGCATTTAAAAGAATAATATGGCCGAGAAGAAAAACCATAGGCATAGGATTGGTTCTTATCGTAATCAGTCGATTGGCATCCTTAGTACTTCCGGGAGCCAGCAAATATCTTATCGATGATGTAATTGTTAATAAGGATATCCCCATGTTGAAAATCCTGCTATTGGTGGTAATTTCAGCGATCATTGTTCAGGCAGTCACCTCTTTTCTCCTAACAAGAATTTTAAGCGTTGAAGCCCAATACCTGATTTCCGAGCTGAGGGTACGTGTACAAAAAAAGGTGCTCTCCCTCCCCATTCGATATTTTGACGATCATAAATCCGGGGAATTGGTTTCCAGAATAATGACCGATGTGGAAGGAGTTCGCAATTTGGTTGGTACTGGGCTAGTGCAATTGGTCGGTGGTACACTGACGGCTATAATTTCGCTTTTTCTTCTGATCAATATCAGTGCGGCCATGACCTTTTTTGTCTTGGTTCCTGTAGGGATTTTTGCATTTATTGCGCTCAAAGCCTTTGGAAGAATCCGACCGATTTTTAGAGATCGCGGTAAGCTCAACGCAGAAGTGACCGGCCGTTTGACTGAAACTTTAAATGGTGTAAGAGTCATCAAAGGATTTAATGCTGAAAAGCAGGAAAACTCCATATTTGAAGATGGCGCCAGACGCTTGTTTGAAAATGTAAAAGCCAGTTTAACAGCCACAGCTTTTGTAACCAGCTCATCGACTTTTTTGCTCGGATTGGCCAGTACAGGAATCATGGGAATTGGCGGATATTTTATTATTCAGGGCGATATGACTTTCGGTGATTTTCTTGCATTTACCCTTTATCTGGGTTTTATGATCGCTCCTATTGTGCAAATGAGCAATATAGGCTCACAGCTGACCGAAGCATTTGCCGGACTCGACAGAACGGAGGAGATCATGCAAATGAACCCGGAACAAGTCGATAAAAATAGGCCGATAAAATTGCAATCGCTGAAAGGAGATATCATTTTTGAGAATGTGTCCTTCAGCTATATTGAGAATAAAGAAGTCATTAAAAACATCAGCTTTGAGGCACCGGAAGGATCCGTAACAGCACTTGTTGGCAGTTCAGGTTCAGGTAAAACCACCATTGCCGGTTTAGCTGCTACTTTTTTAAACCCGGAGAGCGGAATAATCACAATTGATGGCCGGGATTTGTCAAAAGTTGACCTGGAATCTTACAGAAAGCATCTGGGAGTCGTATTACAGGATGACTTTTTATTTGAGGGTACGATACGTGAAAATATTCTATTCCCAAGGCCCGATGCCAATGTAGAGGAGCTGGAAGAAGCCGTGCAAGGGGCTTATGTAAATGAATTTACCGATCGTTTTGAAGATGGACTGGATACAGTAATTGGTGAGCGCGGCGTAAAACTTTCGGGAGGGCAAAGACAAAGAATATCCATCGCAAGAGCATTACTGGCCAAACCCAAAATTATAATTCTCGATGAAGCCACTTCCAATCTGGATACGGAAAGCGAGACCTTTATTCAGAAAAGTTTGGAAAGACTAATGAAAAACAGAACAACATTTGTCATCGCCCATCGACTGAGCACTATAAGAAAAGCCGACCAGATACTGATAATAGAAGATGGAGAAATAATCGAAAGAGGAACCCACGATCAACTGATTGCGAAGGAGGGTCGATACTATGAACTATTTACTTATCAGAGTAGAATTTAA